The DNA sequence CGCAGGGGCGACTGGGCACCTGGAGCTGCTCGACCCCTGGTGTGACTTCATGCAGGACATACTGCCGGCAGTGCAGGCCCACACCCGCCGCATCTTCGGTACCGAGGGCAGCTTCTACCTGTGCTCGATGCACCCGCGCTATGTCCCCACGGCCGGCTGGTACACGGTCCAGTACGCCTGGAGCAACACCGGCTGGCTGGCGTGGCTGGTGTGGCTGCGGTGGCGTTACAGCCTCGACGCCGAATGGCTGCGCGCGACAGGCTACCCGCTCGTCGCCGAGTGCTTCCGCTTCTATCGGGCGAACCTGGAGGAGGGCCCCGACGGCCGGCTGCATGTGCCGCTGTCCACCAGCCCGGAGTTCAAGGAGAACAGCCCCGCCGCCTGGGGGCCCGACCCCAACATTGACCTCGCCCTCATCCGCCGCACCTGCGACTGGCTCATCGAGATGGAGCAAGCCCTGGGGATCAGCGATCTGACGCCGGACGCCCGGCGCATTCACGGGGCCCTCCCGCCCTATGCCCTCGGCAAGCCCGAGGTGCCGCTGGCCAGCGGCTTCGCGGCCGAGAAGATCCTCGCCCTGTGGCCGGGGCAGCTCCTGACCGAGTCCCATCGCCATCCCAGCCACCTCATGGCGATCCACCCGGCGATGGACCTGACGATTGAGGGCAACGACGAGGAGCGGCAGATCATCGCGGACAGCCTGACGCACTTCCTCGAACTGGGGCAGTACCGCTGGGCCGGGCACACGTATGCTCAGTGGATCAGCCTGGCCGCGTGTATCGGCCGGCGGGGCATGGCCTATGACGCCCTGCGGCAGTTCGCCGACCGCTGGATCGGCCCCAACGGCCTGCACTTCAACCGCGACTTCCAGCGCACCGGGGCCACGATGTTCACGGGCGATCCGGCCAGTGCGCCCTTCACGATGGAGAGCAACAACGCCGTCACGATGGGTATCTGCGACATGCTGCTGCAGGGCTGGAACGACCGGCTGCGGGTCTTCCCGGCGGTGCCGGACCAGTGGCCTGACGTGGCCTTTCGCAATCTCGTGGCCGAAGGGGCGTGGCAGGTGTCCGCGGTGCGGCTGGGGGGCTTGACGCAGTGGGTACTGGTCCGCGCGGGCGCCGACCGGCTGCTGCGCCTGAAGGACCCGTTCGACGGAGCCGAAGTGGAGATGGCCGGGGCCCGGCTCGAGCGCGATGGTGAGAATTGCGTCGGCCACCTCGCCGCCGGGCAGGGGGTGTTGCTGCGGCGGCGCGGCCGTAAGGTCCACTACGCCGCCGCGGCCGCCCGCGTGCGCCAGGGTGACCTCTCCCCGCTGGGCCTGCGCTAGCCGGTCAGTGGTTCTCGGCGCACATGTACCACATGTACCGGTGCGATCCGGTGAGGACCGACCGGCCGAACCACTTTGAGTGCCCATCCACGAAGGCGAAGTTCGCGCCGCCGTTGTGGCGGAAGTCTGGGTAGTAGTCGGACGGGTAGACCTGAACGCTGTCTGAGATGATGCCCGGAGTGGATGAGGGGACAGGCCGGCTGTCGGCAAAGGCAATATGCTCCGCGGGCAACTGGACGTCGGTCTCGGAGCAGCCCACGTATCCATCAACCCCGCGTCCCACGCCTGCGTGGGGGTAGCCAGCGGTCGCCAGCGCACTGGTGTTGTACCCGTAGCCCATGCAGCGATCAGCCACCCCTGCTGACGTTAGGCCCCCGCTCCACGATTGGGTCCGGGCGGACGGGCAGGTCCAGATCTGGATGTTCTTCACGTAGGGCAGGAGCACATGGGCGTACACCGTCTTGGGGTACCCCGTCCACAGGGCGGGGTAGACCGTGTCATAGTCGGTCGCGTACATGCCGAGCGCCAGAGCGATCTGTTTGAGGTTGCTCAGG is a window from the bacterium genome containing:
- a CDS encoding glycoside hydrolase family 95 protein, whose translation is MPNPCRSFTHRAAPLHWHDGFPLGNGALGVMLWGDGAPLCLTLDHADLWDLRCNTDFLDHPDYTYAGLRRLVGEGRHEEAAAIFDERFRRDNPVTPTKVHIGRAELQFGAAERYECTLDLDRALAHGALATAQATHELEAFVHRERSVLCLKLTDAPPEAVLTVRPLSSLSPEMAELGYPDPCFADHGDARVMMQAIPEGSACAVAWAGRGDAHFLAVAVADTADTAAAQALASLREALAVGYDALRAEHVAGWQAFWSVSTVALPEPRMEFLWAYGLYLLASSARRGHLPPGLQGVWAPDGQPSPWRGDYHADMNVQETFWPAGATGHLELLDPWCDFMQDILPAVQAHTRRIFGTEGSFYLCSMHPRYVPTAGWYTVQYAWSNTGWLAWLVWLRWRYSLDAEWLRATGYPLVAECFRFYRANLEEGPDGRLHVPLSTSPEFKENSPAAWGPDPNIDLALIRRTCDWLIEMEQALGISDLTPDARRIHGALPPYALGKPEVPLASGFAAEKILALWPGQLLTESHRHPSHLMAIHPAMDLTIEGNDEERQIIADSLTHFLELGQYRWAGHTYAQWISLAACIGRRGMAYDALRQFADRWIGPNGLHFNRDFQRTGATMFTGDPASAPFTMESNNAVTMGICDMLLQGWNDRLRVFPAVPDQWPDVAFRNLVAEGAWQVSAVRLGGLTQWVLVRAGADRLLRLKDPFDGAEVEMAGARLERDGENCVGHLAAGQGVLLRRRGRKVHYAAAAARVRQGDLSPLGLR
- a CDS encoding DUF1559 domain-containing protein, whose protein sequence is MRRSGFTLIELLVVIAVIAILAAILFPVFARAREKARQTSCLSNLKQIALALGMYATDYDTVYPALWTGYPKTVYAHVLLPYVKNIQIWTCPSARTQSWSGGLTSAGVADRCMGYGYNTSALATAGYPHAGVGRGVDGYVGCSETDVQLPAEHIAFADSRPVPSSTPGIISDSVQVYPSDYYPDFRHNGGANFAFVDGHSKWFGRSVLTGSHRYMWYMCAENH